The genomic DNA AGACATAGAAGTGAAACGCGCCCGTGCAGCGATCACTGCTATCCGAGATTCCTGGAAAGAAAGTTCCGACTATGCCGACCTGATTCGTCTGTCGCACACAGAAATACCTTATGGAGAGAAAAAGATCGAAAAGGATTTTGAATTTATCATCGGTAATAATATTGTCTATTACAAACTGGATGACATCAATAGCCCCGAAGCTAAGGGCTACTACGAAAAGGTGGTTGCCTTGAACAAACAGATCAAAGAGCTGAATGAAAAACTCGACGGCCTGCGCGTCTCTTACGCCGAAGGCAACAAGGCCCGCAAAGAGCAACTGAAGCCAACCATCCTGCAAGCAGAAGAGCAACTGAACGCCTTGTTGGAACAGCCCGGCGAGTTGGAGAAGAAAGCTCGTAATGCCGAAATCAATTATCTGAAAAACAAACGATAAAACAAGGCTCTATGATATTCGAAATGCTTATTATCGCCTTCCTAATGGTTGTAGCCATTGTGCTTATCCTGCTGGAAATATTTATGTTACCGGGTATCACAGTTGCCGGTGTCGGAGGATTCCTTTTTGCTGCCGGCGGCCTGTTCTATGCCTATTCGGTCAGTACGCCGATCGGCAATGTAACATTGGCGGTATCATCGCTTGTGTTCGCGGCCTCTTTCATCTGGTTGTTGCGTTCCAAATCCTTCAACCGGGTGGCTTTGAAAACCGACATCGATTCCAAGCTGGTATCCAGCCGCGACTTGGGAATCGTGCCGGGCGACGAAGGGTTGACACTTTCACGCCTCGCCCCAATCGGGAAGGCCCGCATTAACGGGATCACCGTAGAAGCCAAATCGATGGACGAGCTGATTGATGAAAACACGCCGGTCGAGGTAATACGCGTCGATGGCTACAATGTAATCGTGAAAATTAAAAATTGAAAAATAAATCATAATTCATAAATCATAATTCTACTCACATGGAAATGACCTTTGTACCTCTCGCCCTTTTGGGAGCAGCGATATTGCTGCTGGTAATTTTCTTTTATTATGTGCCGTTCCTTCTGTGGATCTCGGCAAAAGTTTCAGGTGTCAACATCTCGCTGATACAGCTCTTCCTGATGCGTATCCGTAACGTGCCGCCTTATGTCATCACCCGCGCCATGATCGAAGCCCACAAAGCAGGTCTGAAAACGCTGACCCGTGACGAATTGGAAGCACACTACCTGGCAGGCGGACATGTCGAAAAGGTTGTCCATGCCCTCGTTTCCGCATCGAAAGCGAATATTGACCTCCCTTTCCAGATGGCAACCGCTATCGACCTGGCAGGACGTGATGTATTTGAAGCCGTGCAAATGTCGGTCAACCCGAAAGTCATCGACACACCTCCCGTTACAGCCGTTGCCAAAGACGGTATCCAGCTGATCGCCAAAGCACGTGTGACGGTTCGTGCCAACATCAAGCAATTAGTCGGAGGTGCCGGCGAAGAAACGATTCTGGCCCGTGTCGGCGAAGGCATCGTATCCTCTATCGGTTCGTCTGAAAATCATAAAAGCGTGCTGGAAAATCCGGATTCCATCTCCAAGCTGGTTCTCCGTAAAGGTCTGGATGCAGGGACTGCATTTGAAATCTTGTCCATCGACATCGCTGATATCGACATAGGCAAGAACATCGGAGCTTATCTGCAAATGGACCAGGCTCAAGCCGACAAGAATATCGCCCAAGCAAAAGCTGAAGAACGCCGTGCCATGGCCGTTGCCGTCGAACAGGAGATGAAAGCCAAAGCACAGGAAGCCCGTGCGAAGGTTATCGAAGCCGAAGCCGAAGTTCCCAAGGCCATGGCTGAAGCTTTCCGTAATGGCAATTTGGGTATCATGGACTATTATAAGATGAAGAATATCGAAGCAGATACCAGCATGCGTGAGGCAATCGCCAAACCGTCAAATGCACCTTCGAAACCATTAAAAGACTAACAAGGATTTATGATTTCAGATTTATGATTTATCATCAACACATAAATCATAAATCTGAAATCATAAACCTAAAATCATAAACCTGAAATCAAATGATCGCACCTTCCGAACTTATCATTAATCCCGATGGCAGTTGCTTTCACCTGCATCTGAAACCGGAACAGCTCGCCGACAAGATCATCATGGTCGGCGACCCCGATCGCGTAAACACCGTCGCTTCCTACTTCGATACGAAAGAATGTGAAGTGTCGAGCCGTGAATTCCATACCATCACCGGCACTTACAAAGGGAAGCGCATCACAACACTTTCACACGGCATCGGAACCGACAATATCGACATCGTCCTGAATGAACTGGACGCTTTGGCAAACATCGACTTTGCTTCTCGTACCATCAAACCGATATTTCGGCAACTGACAATGGTACGTGTCGGCACTTCAGGAGGATTGCAACCGTTTGTTCCTGTCGGGACCTATGTGGCAGCAGGAAAATCAATCGGGTTCGACGGAGTTCTGTATTTTTATGCCGGCTCCGAGAAAGTGCGCGACAAGGCTTTCGAATCAGAACTGAT from Parabacteroides merdae ATCC 43184 includes the following:
- a CDS encoding NfeD family protein → MIFEMLIIAFLMVVAIVLILLEIFMLPGITVAGVGGFLFAAGGLFYAYSVSTPIGNVTLAVSSLVFAASFIWLLRSKSFNRVALKTDIDSKLVSSRDLGIVPGDEGLTLSRLAPIGKARINGITVEAKSMDELIDENTPVEVIRVDGYNVIVKIKN
- the floA gene encoding flotillin-like protein FloA (flotillin-like protein involved in membrane lipid rafts) translates to MEMTFVPLALLGAAILLLVIFFYYVPFLLWISAKVSGVNISLIQLFLMRIRNVPPYVITRAMIEAHKAGLKTLTRDELEAHYLAGGHVEKVVHALVSASKANIDLPFQMATAIDLAGRDVFEAVQMSVNPKVIDTPPVTAVAKDGIQLIAKARVTVRANIKQLVGGAGEETILARVGEGIVSSIGSSENHKSVLENPDSISKLVLRKGLDAGTAFEILSIDIADIDIGKNIGAYLQMDQAQADKNIAQAKAEERRAMAVAVEQEMKAKAQEARAKVIEAEAEVPKAMAEAFRNGNLGIMDYYKMKNIEADTSMREAIAKPSNAPSKPLKD
- a CDS encoding nucleoside phosphorylase, which translates into the protein MIAPSELIINPDGSCFHLHLKPEQLADKIIMVGDPDRVNTVASYFDTKECEVSSREFHTITGTYKGKRITTLSHGIGTDNIDIVLNELDALANIDFASRTIKPIFRQLTMVRVGTSGGLQPFVPVGTYVAAGKSIGFDGVLYFYAGSEKVRDKAFESELMRQLKWKLSGIQPYVVSADPSLVKQITQDDIIRGVTIAANGFYGPQGRKLRLPLADPELNRKIEAFEFNDSRITNFEMESSSLAGLSALMGHRAMTVCCIIAGRVAQDMNTEYKGSMTGLIETVLDRI